TAGCTGGTGCGGCCGGAGCGCAGCAGCACCTGTGGCAGAGGGGGGACGTCGGACGGCAGGGACGACATGGCGGCTCTCCTCGGGCCGGACGGACCTCACGGGTCCGGCGGCTCACCCGCCGAGTATGGTCGTCCCACGTTCAGAAGTCACCCGGTGGGTAGTGCAAAACCCCCCAATGACGGGGGCTCCGCGAGCCCCGGCGGCGGGCGCCCGCCTTCCCGGGCGTCCGGACCTCGCCCCCCCGTGCGCGCCGGGCGCGGCCCCGGGGTATTTATTGTCATGTCAGTAATTGAGAGGGAGGGGGCCTGACGGACACCGGGTGACAGGAATTGGCAGCGGGGTGTCAGGCTTTACCTTGGCGCACTCCCGCCCCCTGTGAGAGCTGTGCCGGAAGGGAGGGCATGACAGGAATTGCTGGCCCGTGAACGCAGAGTCTATGGAGTTCATACGAGTGTCGGGGCATACAGGAAAAGCCGCTCTCTGAGAGTCATTCGGTGTCCGCGGCTGGCATTCCTCTCACCCTGGTCATTCCTGGAGCCCCCATGTCACGCAGTCATGTCATCCCCACCCTCGCCGCGCTGGCCTTCCTCGGAGGCTGCGATGCCGGCCTGCCTCTGGATGCCGAACCCCTCCCCGAGACGCCAGCAGGCATCGTGAGCGGGAGCCACGAAGCGGGCCTGGGCGGTATGGACTTCGTGGCCGTGGACCTGGCCGCTTCCTGCGATGCCACCGCGCTGAGCCTCTCCGCCGCCATCTGGAACGCGAGCCCCACGGGCCTCGCCGGGTCCACGGCGGCCATCTACGCGGGGGCCCCGGGGGCGGGTGGCACGCGCCTGGGCACCGTGAGCGTCCCCTTCCTGGTGGGAGGGGAGCGCTTCGGCTTCCAGCTCTCCTTCACCGTGCCGGAGGGCACCACCCAGGTCTTCGTCGTGGCGGACGATGATGGCGTCTATGCGGAGGATGACGAGGCGAACAACGTCGCGGCCTTCCTCATGCCCACCCCGTGTGCCACCAACCAGCTCCCCGCCGCCCTGTGCCAGAACGTCACCGTGCAGGCGGACGCGAGCTGCCAGGCCTCCGCCTCCATCGACAGCGGCTCGCATGACCCGGATGGCTTCCCCGGCGGGTTCAGCGTCGTGCAGAGCCCGGCCGGTCCGTTCCCCCTGGGCACCACGCCCGTCCAGCTCCACGTCACGGACGGCGCCGCTTCCAGCACCTGCTCCGCGGCGGTGACGGTGGTGGACGCGAGCGCTCCGGCGCCCGGCGCCAGCCGGGGGCTCGTCGTCGCCCCGACGGTGGGCTCCGACTACGTGCTGGTCTCCCTGGCCGACTGCGCCCTGCCGGCGACCGACAACTGCGGGGGCACGCTCGACGTGGGGCAGTCCGGCGTCATCACCCGGGTCTCCTCCGACGAGCGGGACGACGCGCTGTCCCTCCTGCGGCTGCTGGCCTGCGACGACATCAAGCTGAGCGCTGACCGGAAGTCCGCCCTCGTCCGCGCCGAGTCCGCCCTGCTGGGTAACGGCCGCGTCTACACCTTCACCTATGTGGTGCGTGACGCCGCGGGCAACGCCTCCAACGGCACGTGCGACGTCCGCGTCCCGGCGCTGCTGGGCAACCCCGCCGTCGACTCCGGCGTCACCTTCTGCCAGGGCACCGACTGCCCGCAGGGCACCACGGGCCACGGCCTGCTCTGCTCCCTGCTGTAGCCGCTGCTGCTCGAGGCTCCGCCCGGAAGGCTTCCGGGCGGGGCCCCGCCGTTCGGGTGTCCCCGGCGCCAGGAGCATTCCCACCTGGAGATGTAGTGCACTGTGGGATGCCTGCGCCGGACAAGGGGGAGAGACGGGGGACTCCCGAGGCCCCTCACTCGGCGTGCCAGTGGCCTTCAGGGGTCAGGACACTACCCGCCATATCGGTATATCGCGTACTGACTTGCTGGGTTATAAGTCGCGGAGGACTCGCGACCGAGGGCGGCCTGTTCCCGAGCAGGCCGTGGCTTCGGCCCGCACTCATAAGGTTGACGCGGTGAAGACCCACCCTGAAGGTTCCGCTTCCCCCCGCAAGCGGCCCCGGCGCCGGAGCACGACCGACCGCGCCAGGATGTCGCGTCAGCAGTTGGAGAAGCGCCTGGCGGCGAGTGTCGGAGAGGCGGCCCGTTCCGCGCGGATGCGCACGGGTCTGACGCAGGCGGACGTCGCCGAGCGCGTCGGCATCGCCGCCGAGGTGTACGGGCGCATGGAGCGCGGGAAGATGATGCCCAGCGTGCCGACCCTGTTCCGGCTGTGCCTGGCCCTGAAGCTGTCCGCGGACCTGGGGATGGGGCTCGTCACGGCGGCGTCCGTGGGGGCCGCGCTGTGGGAGGACGACTCCCGGGACAAGGACCACCTGCCGGAGATGCGCCGGCTGCTGCGGACACTGCGCCGCATGTCGCGCGGCCAGCTCAAGCTGATGAACCAGGTCGCCTCCGCCATCCTGCCTCAAAGGTGACGTCGGGCCTGGAGCGGTCAGGGGGCGGCTCCCGGGGGCGTCGGCTTCCGGGACGCACGGCGGCGCCATTCTGGCGACCGGCGTGTCGGGCCCGCTACTTCCTGGACCGGGCCCCGTCGCCACGGCCCCGCCATGCGCTTCCGCCCCTACGCCAAGATGTCCTCCGCCGGTGAGGCGCGAGCGCAGCCCAGCCCGGGCGGTACCTGGGTGGCGCTGGAGAAGCTCCACGGCGCCCAGCTCGTCGTCGCCGTCCAGGGCGGGCAGGTCCACTTCGGCAAGCGCAAGGCGTGGCTGTCCGACGAGGACCCCTTCTTCGGGTGGCAGTTGCTGCGCGTGCAGCTGGGGGATGCGGCCCGGCGGATGGCCCGCACGGTGGGGGCGGAGGGCGACGCCGTGTACCTCTATGGAGAGCTCCTCGGAGGCCACTACCCGCACCCGGACGTGCCCGCCGTGCCGGGGATGACGCCCGTGCAGACGGGCATCTGGTACGCGCCCGACTTGCGCTGGGCGCCCTTCGACATCCTGGTGGCCCGCTCGGACGAGGACGAGGGCGTGCTGCTCGCGCACCGCGATGTGGAGGCCGCGGTGCACGACGCCGGCCTGGTGCCCCCTCCTGTCGTCCGCCGGGGCACGCGCGCCGACATGGAGGCGGCGCCCACTCGCGCGCAGACCCGCTTCCCGGCGCTGCTCGGGCTGCCGCCCATCCCCGACAACGTGGCCGAGGGGCTGGTCATCAAGAGCGAGCAGCGCGCCACTCCCAGTCAGCGCGCCTCCTTCAAGCGGAAGATTGAGGAGTTCAACGAGGCCCGCTTCGACGAGAGCGAGGCGTGGGATCCACACCAGCGGCTGTCGCTGGAGGCGCTCACGGGCTGGGCGGAGCGGCTGGTGAACCCCGCGCGCATCGCCAGCGCGCTGTCCAAGTGGGGGCGGAGCGACGCCGCGCAGGTGCTCGACGAGGTGGTGCTGGACGTGCGGGTGGACCTGGAGCAGGCCTTTCCGCTGGCATATCGCGCGCTCGACGCCGCCGGCGAGGACCAGCTGTCCGCCCGCATCCGCGAGCGCGCCGTGCCGCTCGTGCAGCAGGCGACCGGGCCCTCCGGCCGGTGAGGCCTTCCGGAGGGACACAACCCGGAACCCGCGGACGGCGAAGCTCCGGCGGGTCCCGGGCACCCTGAGCGCGCACCCTGGAGGGCAACTTCGCCCTCCTCGGGTTGCGTCAGCGTCGCCGCCGCCGATGCAGCGCGAACACCAGCAGCATCAGCCCGGCCAGGGCGCCTGGAGCGGGTGCTCCCGTGCAGCCCATTCCACCGCCGAGGTAGTCCAGCGCATTCGGTGGCCTCTCGTCGCCGGGAGGCACGGGGCCGGGTCGTCCCGCGTCCTGCGAGTCACCTGTGCCTGCGTCCTCGCCGGGCGAAGTGCCGCCGTCCTCGCCTGACGTGCCGCTGTCCTCTCCACCGGACGTGCCGCCATCGTCCTCGCCCGGCGTGCCGCCGTCCTCGTTACCGGGTGAGCCACCATCCGTGTCGCCCGGCCCCGCGTCGTCCTCCGCGGTACCGCCGTCATTGTCACCCGGGCCGCCATCGGGCTCCGACGTACCGCCGTCGTTGTCACCCGCGCCCGCATCAGTCCCGGACGAGCCACCATCATTGCCGCCAGTGCCCGCATCAGTCCCGGACGAGCCACCATCATTGCCGCCAGTGCCCGCGTCACTCCCGGACGAGCCACCGTCATTGCCGCCAGTGCCCGCATCGCTCTCCGGCGTACCGCCGTCGTTGGCGCCGGTGCCCGCGTCACTCCCGGATGAGCCGCCGTCGTCATCCGGCGAGCCCGCGTCTCCTCCCGGCACACCGCCGTCACCCCCCGGGCTGCCTGCGTCGAGCGGAGTCGGCGCCTCCACCACCCACTCCCAGTTCGCGGGCGACTCGTCCGTCCGCTGCGTACGCCGGTCATGTACGTACACCCAGAACACGTGCTGTCCCGGAGCGAGGTTCGCGCGATGCCACGTGCCGTCGTTGCACGGCGCGTACATCTCGTTGTCCAGCGCGCACCAGAACTCGGGCTCCGATACGTTCTTCGACGTGAAGGTGAGGTCGGCCGTGGTGGAGGTCGTGAAGGGCGGAGGGCCCGTTTGGATGATGGTGTCCGGCTCCGGCTGTGGCTCGTCTCCCGCGAAGGCGGACGGCACCGCCAGCAGCGCCAGCGCCACCAGCAACAGCCACCCGAGCGCCCGCATCAGGGGCCCCCGCACCACGACGAAACTCGGAGGCGCAATCATGGCGTGGTCTCCCCTGCGCTGCCCGGCATGGCCGGGACGATGTGGAACTCCACGCGGCGGTTGCGCTCGCGTCCGGTGGCGGTGGCGTTGGTGTCCGCGGGCGCATCCGGTCCCCGGCCCACCGCGCGCAGCCGGCTTGCCTCCACGCCGCGTCGCTCCAATTGCCGGCACACCGACTCCGCGCGCGCCTGCGACAGCCGGCGGTTGTACGCATCCCCGCCGATGTTGTCCGTGTGCCCCTCCACCACCACCTGCTTCAGCTCCGGGTGCTCGCGCAGCACCTTCGCCACCTGGTCCATCAGCGGGTACGAGCGCGGCAGCATCTCCGCGCGGTCGAAGGCGAAGAAGATGCGCTCCGTGATTTCGAGCGTCTTCTCCGTGAGGTACACCACCTGCCGCACCGACTCCGGGCAGCCCTGGTTGGAGGTCGGCCCCGGCTCGCGCGGGCAGTTGTCCACGCCGTCCGCCACCGTGTCCGCGTCCTGGTCTACCACCTCCGCCACTTCCGGCTCCTGCGGCGCCGCGCCATCTGCCGCCGGGGGCATCGCCACCACGGCCAGGGCGCCCTCACCGGGCAGTCCCTCGCGTACGCCGCCGCGCTCCGGCTCGGGCTCCGGCGCGCGCGCCACCACGGGGATGGGCAGGGGCGCCGCCTGCTTCACCCACAGCGGGTCGAAGCCCACGCCCGCCAGCAAACGAAACGCGGGCACGCCGGGCGCCACGCCCAGGCCGGGGCCTCCCATCGCGAACACCTCGAAGCGCTCGCTGACGAGGTAGCGCGCGCCGGCCAGCACCTCGCCGGACCACAGGGCTCCACCCGTGAGCGGCGCGGAGGCGCGCAGGCTCAGCTCGCCTCGCAGCGCGCCGTCCACGTTCGTCACCCCCAGGGCGAAGGGCAGCTCCGAGCCCACCGAATGCGTGCCCACCTGCACGCGCTCTCGCAGCCGCGTGCCCGCCTCCAGCGACACCCGCATCCGGTCGAAGCGCAGGCCCATCGCGAGGCGCGGTGTCACGCTCCAGTGTCCGTCCCCCAGCAGCGCCTCGCGCCGTCCCAGCGGCAGGCCCGCGTCCACCTCCGCCGCCAGGTCCACCAGCGCGCCATCCGCCATGCGCACCAGGCCCACGCGCGCGCGCACCAGCGGCGTCCCCAGGCCCGCGCGCCGCAATTCGCCCACGCCGAGCCCCGCCAGCGACATGCCCCCCTGGCCCACCAGCACCGGCACCGCCGCACCCACCTCCAGGCGCGGATGAAGGGCGAGCGCCGCCGCCAGGTGCAGCAGTGCGCGCTCGCGCACCACCTCGCCCACGCGGCGCCCGTCTCGCACCATCACCAGCGGGTGGTGCTGGTAGTGCGTCACCATCGCCAGCCGCAGCGCGCCCGGCTCCAGCAGCAGGCCGTCCGAGCCCAGCAGCGTGCCGCGCGAGGTGGGCGTCACGGTGAGGCGCTCGAGGTCGAAGGCGGGCAGCGGCGGCGGCTCGGCGGCCACGGCGGCGGTGCCCAGGAGGAGCGGAAGCACGGCACAAGCCAGCCGGCTCCAGGACGGGGAGGATGAAGGGCGCATGGGAGGGGACTCCGGGGTAAGCCGGAAGTTGGGGAGCGCCGGGCCCCGCGGCCTCCCTCCCGTGCGGCGGAGCCCCCTGTCCTTCCCCCGACGGGGCCCCGCGCTTCGTCCACCCGCCGACGGAAGCAGGGAACTTCGACCGGACGAGAGCAGACAGGCAGGGGTCTCCACTCGGGGGTGCTTGTCACCCCGCGCCGTCCCTGGCCTCATGGAGCCCAGGGGCCGACCTGAACAGCAACGTGAAGCACATGACTCGTGGACAGAGGTGGCGAAGGGTGTGCCCGGGGGCGCGCGCCGTGGCGCTGGCGCTGGGGCTGCTCGTGCCGGTGCTCGTGGCCCAGGCCCAGGCCGTGGCCAGGTCCGACGGCGGTGTGGCCGACGCGGCCGTGTCCGCCCCGGTGGAAGCCGAGGTGGACCTGCAGCGCACGGACGCGGGCTGGGCCCTGTATCCGGGCGACCTCGCGGCTCCCGGCTCGGAGTCGGACGCAGGCGTGCCCCAGCAGGCCTTCGTGCCGCCGTCGCTGGTGGCGGACTCGCCCGCGCCGTACCCGCCGCAGCTCGCGACGGAGGGCGTGGCGGGCGTGGTGAAGCTGGAGCTGCTCCTCGACGAGGCGGGCGAGGTGGACAGCGCCACGCTGGTGGAGGGCGTCCACCCGCTGCTGGACAGGGCCGCGCTGCACGCCGCGCCCTCGCTGCGCTTCTCACCGGCCACGCTGGACGGGAAGCCGGTGCAGGTGCGCCTCTTCTTCGAGTACCGCTTCGAGGCGCCTCTTCCCATGGCCGGCGTCGATGGCGGCGCGCCGGAAGGGCCCGTGACGCTGCGCGGCCTGGTGCGCACCAAGGGCAACCGTCGCCCCATCGCCGGCGCCACGCTGCTGTCGGACCAGCTGGCGGACGCGCCGGTGCAGACGGACGCGCAGGGCCGCTTCGAGGCGCGCTGGCCGGTGGGCGTCCACAGGGTCCGCGTGCTGGCGCCCGGCCACAAGCCCTTCGTCTTCCGCGAGGCGCTCAACGCGAAGGAGGCCCTGGAGGTGGTGTACGGGCTGGAGCCGACCGTCATCAACCCGTACGAGACGGTGGTGCGCGGCGACCGCGAGCGCACCGAGGTGAGCCGCATCACGCTGCATGACGCCGAATTGCGCGAGGTGCCCGGCACCATGGGCGACCCGTTCCGCGTCGTCATGCTGATGCCGGGCGTGGGCAGCATGCTGTCCGGCGTGGCCTATCCGGTGGTGCGCGGCAGCCAGCCCGCGTCCACGGGCTACTTCCTGGACGGCATCCGCGTCCCCATCCTCTTCCACCTGTTCCTCGGGCCGGCCGTCATCCACCCGGACTTCATCGACGCCATCGACTTCTATCCGGGCACGCCGCCGCCGAAGTACGGGCGGTTGATGGGAGGCGCCATCGACGGGCGCCTCAGCCGCCCGCGCGACGACGGCGTCCACGGAAGCGCGTACGCGGACCTCATCAACGCCGGCTTCTTCATCGAGACGCCCTTCGAGGACACCCGCACCAACGTCAGCGTCGCCGGCCGCTACTCGTACACGCCGTGGATCATCGCCCTGGCCGCCAACAGCCTGCAGGGCCAGCCGGCGCCGGGCCGGGAGAACCCGAAGGTGGTGCTCGACTTCTGGGACTACCAGGCCCGCATCGAGCAGGACATCGGCAAGGGCAAGCTGCGGCTGTTCGCCTTCGGCTCCTCGGACACCTTCGGCACCGAGGCGCAGGATGCGTCCGGTGAGACAGCGCTCCAGTCCATCATCTTCCACCGCGTGGACCTGCGGTACCGCCAGCCGGTGGGCCCCGGCGAGCTGGAGGTGGGCGCCACGTGGGGGCTGGACCGCTTCGCCTTCATCAACGAGGACGTGGCCGACAACGCCAACGCCCTCTACATCGACCAGGGCACCTGGTCCGCGCGCCTGGGCTACACGATGCCGGTGTCCCCGCGACTGTCCCTGCGCGCGGGCGCGGACATCGACCACAAGCGCGCCATCGTCGACCTGCTGGACGAAGGGGGCAACGGCTCCGAGCAGGTGGAGACGGCGCCGGTGGCGCTGGGCACCTTCATGGGCGCGTGGGTGGAGGCGGTGTGGCAGCCGGACGACAAGTGGAGCGTGGTGCCCGGCTTTCGCGTGGACAACTACCACCTGTCCCCCAGCATCGACCGGGAGGCGCTGGAGCCGCGCCTCACCGTGCGCCGGAAG
The sequence above is drawn from the Pyxidicoccus trucidator genome and encodes:
- a CDS encoding helix-turn-helix domain-containing protein; the encoded protein is MEKRLAASVGEAARSARMRTGLTQADVAERVGIAAEVYGRMERGKMMPSVPTLFRLCLALKLSADLGMGLVTAASVGAALWEDDSRDKDHLPEMRRLLRTLRRMSRGQLKLMNQVASAILPQR
- a CDS encoding RNA ligase family protein, with amino-acid sequence MRFRPYAKMSSAGEARAQPSPGGTWVALEKLHGAQLVVAVQGGQVHFGKRKAWLSDEDPFFGWQLLRVQLGDAARRMARTVGAEGDAVYLYGELLGGHYPHPDVPAVPGMTPVQTGIWYAPDLRWAPFDILVARSDEDEGVLLAHRDVEAAVHDAGLVPPPVVRRGTRADMEAAPTRAQTRFPALLGLPPIPDNVAEGLVIKSEQRATPSQRASFKRKIEEFNEARFDESEAWDPHQRLSLEALTGWAERLVNPARIASALSKWGRSDAAQVLDEVVLDVRVDLEQAFPLAYRALDAAGEDQLSARIRERAVPLVQQATGPSGR
- a CDS encoding OmpA family protein, producing MLPLLLGTAAVAAEPPPLPAFDLERLTVTPTSRGTLLGSDGLLLEPGALRLAMVTHYQHHPLVMVRDGRRVGEVVRERALLHLAAALALHPRLEVGAAVPVLVGQGGMSLAGLGVGELRRAGLGTPLVRARVGLVRMADGALVDLAAEVDAGLPLGRREALLGDGHWSVTPRLAMGLRFDRMRVSLEAGTRLRERVQVGTHSVGSELPFALGVTNVDGALRGELSLRASAPLTGGALWSGEVLAGARYLVSERFEVFAMGGPGLGVAPGVPAFRLLAGVGFDPLWVKQAAPLPIPVVARAPEPEPERGGVREGLPGEGALAVVAMPPAADGAAPQEPEVAEVVDQDADTVADGVDNCPREPGPTSNQGCPESVRQVVYLTEKTLEITERIFFAFDRAEMLPRSYPLMDQVAKVLREHPELKQVVVEGHTDNIGGDAYNRRLSQARAESVCRQLERRGVEASRLRAVGRGPDAPADTNATATGRERNRRVEFHIVPAMPGSAGETTP
- a CDS encoding MYXO-CTERM sorting domain-containing protein; the protein is MIAPPSFVVVRGPLMRALGWLLLVALALLAVPSAFAGDEPQPEPDTIIQTGPPPFTTSTTADLTFTSKNVSEPEFWCALDNEMYAPCNDGTWHRANLAPGQHVFWVYVHDRRTQRTDESPANWEWVVEAPTPLDAGSPGGDGGVPGGDAGSPDDDGGSSGSDAGTGANDGGTPESDAGTGGNDGGSSGSDAGTGGNDGGSSGTDAGTGGNDGGSSGTDAGAGDNDGGTSEPDGGPGDNDGGTAEDDAGPGDTDGGSPGNEDGGTPGEDDGGTSGGEDSGTSGEDGGTSPGEDAGTGDSQDAGRPGPVPPGDERPPNALDYLGGGMGCTGAPAPGALAGLMLLVFALHRRRRR
- a CDS encoding TonB family protein; its protein translation is MTRGQRWRRVCPGARAVALALGLLVPVLVAQAQAVARSDGGVADAAVSAPVEAEVDLQRTDAGWALYPGDLAAPGSESDAGVPQQAFVPPSLVADSPAPYPPQLATEGVAGVVKLELLLDEAGEVDSATLVEGVHPLLDRAALHAAPSLRFSPATLDGKPVQVRLFFEYRFEAPLPMAGVDGGAPEGPVTLRGLVRTKGNRRPIAGATLLSDQLADAPVQTDAQGRFEARWPVGVHRVRVLAPGHKPFVFREALNAKEALEVVYGLEPTVINPYETVVRGDRERTEVSRITLHDAELREVPGTMGDPFRVVMLMPGVGSMLSGVAYPVVRGSQPASTGYFLDGIRVPILFHLFLGPAVIHPDFIDAIDFYPGTPPPKYGRLMGGAIDGRLSRPRDDGVHGSAYADLINAGFFIETPFEDTRTNVSVAGRYSYTPWIIALAANSLQGQPAPGRENPKVVLDFWDYQARIEQDIGKGKLRLFAFGSSDTFGTEAQDASGETALQSIIFHRVDLRYRQPVGPGELEVGATWGLDRFAFINEDVADNANALYIDQGTWSARLGYTMPVSPRLSLRAGADIDHKRAIVDLLDEGGNGSEQVETAPVALGTFMGAWVEAVWQPDDKWSVVPGFRVDNYHLSPSIDREALEPRLTVRRKMTDRLTLKGGAGLFHQPPTSLISLPVVDVGSLLLGLQEGVQVSAGLEWKAWKDLEVGLDVYVNPMLRTVELTPFSDEGLVDEVDPDLPDDVTTEGARYARAQRRAFQEEDPDDPFIPDRGEIDFPDFTSTGLAYGMELLLRHPLGNNWFGWLSYSLQRSTRRTKFHRYDSAGNVIGEAEADLPFVFDQTHIVNLVLSYKFSNSITVGGVVHFNTGRPEAGALGTATHRPGTDTATQRAIWVRSQRDRVDRLPGFLRFDVRVSKAWVYDSFNLEAYLDMLNVTISRETVGFEYTGGGGRPLTKEAVGLPIVLPILGVKGRY